The Elgaria multicarinata webbii isolate HBS135686 ecotype San Diego chromosome 1, rElgMul1.1.pri, whole genome shotgun sequence genome has a window encoding:
- the AP4M1 gene encoding AP-4 complex subunit mu-1 isoform X1, with the protein MGRPLQAGSPQPQPVVREPPQAAMLPQVFVLSSKGDRLLYKDFRGEGGLDLVDTFYRKITALPADQAPVFMQADQGLHFVHVRHAGLYFVATVLPGTSPFAAVEFLNRLVTLMRDYCGSLNEKTVSLNFALIYEVLDELLDYGYIQTTTPDVLKNFIQMEPVLSQHFSLLDLSTVGLFGADTQQSKVAPSCAAARPVLPLRGEQGSRPEVFLDVVERLTVIIAANGTPMKTDIQGEIRLKSFLPSCSEMRVGLTEEFCVGKMELRGYGTAVRVDECSFHNSVKLDEFERSRILRVNPSQGELALMQYQLADDIPTALPFHLFPTISHDPNGRVQVYFKLRCDLSPKSHAVNVHIHLPVPKATLSLSQELSSPEQTAVLQPTTKSIEWVVPRVQGGSQLSALFKLEVPGLSRAGLLELGPVNLSFEVPAYTCSGLQIRFLRFLGPQPSLPHRWVRYVTHSESYVIRLNAG; encoded by the exons ATGGGCAGACCTCTGCAGGCCGGATCCCCGCAGCCGCAGCCAGTCGTGAGGGAGCCGCCCCAGGCCGCGATGCTGCCGCAGGTCTTCGTGCTCTCGTCCAAGGGCGACCGGCTCCTCTACAAGGACT TCCGTGGCGAGGGGGGCCTGGACCTGGTGGACACCTTCTACCGCAAGATCACGGCGCTGCCGGCGGACCAGGCGCCCGTCTTCATG CAGGCAGATCAAGGGCTCCACTTCGTCCACGTGCGGCACGCCGGGCTCTACTTCGTGGCCACCGTCCTGCCTGGCACCTCCCCGTTCGCTGCAGTGGAGTTTCTCAACAG GTTGGTGACGCTGATGCGTGATTATTGTGGCTCCTTGAACGAGAAGACAGTCAGCTTGAACTTTGCTCTCATCTATGAAGTGTTGGATGAGCTGCTG GATTATGGCTACATCCAGACAACAACACCTGATGTGCTGAAGAACTTTATCCAGATGGAACCTGTGCTCAGCCAACACTTCAGCCTCCTTGACCTCAGTACTGTGGGCCTG TTTGGAGCAGACACACAGCAAAGCAAAGTGGCTCCCAGTTGTGCTGCTGCCCGCCCTGTCCTGCCCCTGCGGGGGGAGCAG GGTTCGCGGCCCGAGGTTTTCTTGGATGTGGTGGAGCGCCTCACAGTCATCATCGCAGCCAAT GGCACTCCCATGAAAACAGACATCCAGGGGGAGATTCGGCTCAAGAGCTTCTTGCCCAGCTGCTCAG AGATGCGGGTCGGCCTCACTGAGGAATTCTGTGTCGGCAAGATGGAACTACGAG GCTATGGTACGGCGGTCCGTGTGGACGAATGCTCCTTCCACAACTCTGTCAAGCTGGATGAATTTGAGCGCAGCCGTATCCTTCGGGTGAACCCAAGCCAAGGGGAG CTGGCCCTGATGCAGTACCAGCTGGCTGATGACATCCCCACTGCCCTGCCTTTCCACCTCTTCCCCACCATCAGCCACGACCCCAATGGCCG GGTGCAAGTTTACTTCAAGCTTCGCTGTGACTTATCACCCAAGAG CCATGCGGTGAATGTCCACATCCACCTCCCTGTTCCCAAGGCTACTCTGAG CCTCTCCCAGGAGCTGAGCAGCCCAGAACAGACAGCAGTCTTGCAGCCCACCACCAAGTCCATTGAATGGGTCGTGCCCCGAGTGCAGGGTGGCTCCCAGCTCTCTGCCCTGTTTAAG CTGGAGGTGCCAGGCCTGAGCCGGGCAGGCCTGCTGGAACTGGGCCCCGTCAACCTCTCTTTTGAGGTGCCTGCCTACACTTGTTCTGGGCTGCAAATCCGCTTTCTGCGTTTCCTGGGGCCTCAGCCGAGCCTTCCTCACCGCTGGGTGCGGTATGTGACCCACAGCGAGTCCTACGTCATCCGTCTCAATGCAGGCTAG
- the MCM7 gene encoding DNA replication licensing factor MCM7 translates to MAAAGKAGGRDYAEERAKAAAFLEGFYRQSGTATQAKEFPYREQLASVAQREQVALYVDLDDVAEEDPELVDAVCENTKRYERIFADAAWELLPQFRQREVTHKDALDVYIEHRLLMEGRGREAGQTPHDPQNQFPPELMRRFELYFKAPSSAKARVIREVKAEAIGKLVTVRGIVTRVSEVKPRMVVATYSCDQCGAETYQPIQSPSFTPLLMCPSRECQTNRAGGRLYLQSRGSKFIKYQELKIQEHSDQVPVGNLPRSVSVSVQGENTRLVQPGDHVSVTGVFLPVRQTGFRQLLQGLLSDTYLEAHHIVCMSKSEQEELGEGDLTEEELRQITEEDFYDKLAASIAPEIYGHEDVKKALLLLLVGGVDQNPRGMKIRGNINICLMGDPGVAKSQLLSYITRLAPRSQYTTGRGSSGVGLTAAVLRDPLTGELALEGGALVLADQGVCCIDEFDKMLESDRTAIHEVMEQQTLSIAKAGILTTLNARCAILAAANPAYGRYNPKRSLEHNIQLPAALLSRFDLLWLIQDRPDRDNDLRLAQHITYVHQHSRQPPCQFQQLDMGLMRRYVALCKRKQPAVPESLADYITAAYVEMRKEAWANRDTTYTSARTLLGILRLATALARLRRVDMVDKEDVNEAMRLMEMSKDSLLADKGQPSRTQRPSELIFAAIRELVPAGGTRSVHLAEAEQRCVSKGFTPTQFQAALSEYEELNVWQVNQKKTRLTFV, encoded by the exons ATGGCAGCGGCGGGAAAGGCTGGCGGCAGAGATTACGCCGAGGAGCGCG CGAAGGCGGCGGCGTTCCTGGAGGGCTTCTACCGCCAGAGCGGGACGGCGACGCAGGCGAAGGAGTTCCCTTACCGGGAGCAGCTG GCGTCGGTGGCCCAGCGGGAGCAGGTGGCCCTGTACGTGGACCTGGACGACGTGGCCGAAGAGGACCCGGAGCTGGTGGACGCCGTCTGCGAGAACACGAAGCGCTACGAGCGGATCTTCGCGGACGCCGCGTGGGAGCTGCTGCCCCAGTTCCGGCAGCGGGAG GTGACCCACAAGGATGCCCTGGACGTCTACATCGAGCACCGCCTGCTGATGGAGGGCCGGGGCCGGGAGGCCGGCCAGACCCCCCACGACCCCCAGAACCAGTTCCCCCCGGAGCTCATGCGCCGATT TGAGCTATACTTCAAGGCACCATCGAGCGCCAAGGCCCGGGTGATCCGGGAGGTGAAGGCGGAGGCCATTGGGAAGCTGGTGACCGTCCGAGGCATCGTCACCCGGGTTTCCGAAGTGAAACCCCGTATGGTGGTGGCCACCTACAGCTGTGACCAGTGCGGTGCAGAGACCTACCAGCCG ATACAGTCTCCTAGTTTCACACCTCTGCTGATGTGCCCAAGCCGGGAGTGCCAAACCAACCGGGCTGGTGGCCGCCTCTATCTACAGAGCCGAGGCTCCAAGTTCATCAAGTACCAGGAACTCAAGATACAGGAGCAT AGTGACCAGGTGCCGGTGGGGAACTTGCCGCGCTCCGTCAGTGTCAGCGTGCAAGGGGAAAACACTCGGCTTGTGCAGCCAGGCGACCACGTCAGCGTTACTGGCGTGTTCCTTCCGGTGCGGCAGACGGGCTTTCGGCAGCTCCTACAG GGCCTTCTCTCAGACACGTACCTGGAGGCCCATCACATTGTCTGCATGAGCAAAAGTGAGCAGGAAGAGCTGGGAGAAGGGGACCTCACGGAGGAGGAGCTGCGCCAGATTACAG AGGAGGACTTCTATGACAAGCTGGCAGCCTCCATTGCACCCGAGATCTACGGCCACGAGGACGTGAAgaaggcgctgctgctgctgctcgtgGGCGGGGTGGACCAGAACCCACGGGGCATGAAGATCCGTG GGAACATCAACATCTGCCTCATGGGAGACCCTGGCGTGGCCAAATCGCAGTTGCTGTCGTACATCACCCGCCTGGCGCCACGCA GCCAGTACACAACAGGGCGGGGGTCTTCTGGTGTGGGGCTGACGGCTGCTGTGTTGCGCGACCCGCTGACGGGGGAGCTGGCCTTGGAGGGCGGGGCGCTGGTGCTGGCCGACCAGGGCGTCTGCTGCATCGACGAGTTCGACAAGATGCTGGAGTCCGACCGCACGGCCATCCATGAGGTGATGGAGCAGCAGACGCTCTCCATTGCCAAGGCCGGCATCCTCACCACACTGAATGCCCGCTGTGCCATCCTGGCAGCCGCTAACCCTGCCTACGGGCGCTACAACCCCAAGCGCAGCTTGGAGCACAACATCCAGCTCCCGGCTGCCCTGCTCTCCCGCTTCGACTTGCTCTGGCTGATCCAGGACCGGCCGGACCGTGACAATGACCTCCG TCTCGCCCAGCACATCACCTATGTGCACCAGCACAGCCGGCAGCCGCCCTGCCAGTTCCAGCAGCTTGACATGGGCCTCATGAG ACGCTACGTAGCCCTGTGCAAGCGGAAGCAGCCAGCAGTGCCGGAATCGCTGGCAGATTACATCACGGCGGCCTATGTGGAGATGCGGAAGGAGGCCTGGGCCAACAGAGACACCACCTACACCTCGGCCCGCACCTTGCTGGGGATCCTGCGCCTGGCCACTGCGCTG GCACGGCTCAGGCGTGTGGACATGGTTGACAAGGAAGATGTGAATGAAGCTATGCGCCTTATGGAGATGTCTAAAGACTCACTTTTGGCAGACAAGGGACAACCAAGCAG gacgCAGCGTCCCTCGGAGCTGATCTTTGCAGCAATCCGGGAACTGGTTCCTGCTGGGGGCACTCGCTCGGTGCACCTGGCTGAGGCGGAGCAGCGCTGTGTTTCAAAGGGCTTTACTCCCACCCAGTTCCAGGCTGCTCTCAGTGAATATGAGGAGCTCAACGTCTGGCAGGTGAACCAGAAGAAGACCCGTCTTACTTTCGTCTGA
- the AP4M1 gene encoding AP-4 complex subunit mu-1 isoform X2, with product MGRPLQAGSPQPQPVVREPPQAAMLPQVFVLSSKGDRLLYKDFRGEGGLDLVDTFYRKITALPADQAPVFMDYGYIQTTTPDVLKNFIQMEPVLSQHFSLLDLSTVGLFGADTQQSKVAPSCAAARPVLPLRGEQGSRPEVFLDVVERLTVIIAANGTPMKTDIQGEIRLKSFLPSCSEMRVGLTEEFCVGKMELRGYGTAVRVDECSFHNSVKLDEFERSRILRVNPSQGELALMQYQLADDIPTALPFHLFPTISHDPNGRVQVYFKLRCDLSPKSHAVNVHIHLPVPKATLSLSQELSSPEQTAVLQPTTKSIEWVVPRVQGGSQLSALFKLEVPGLSRAGLLELGPVNLSFEVPAYTCSGLQIRFLRFLGPQPSLPHRWVRYVTHSESYVIRLNAG from the exons ATGGGCAGACCTCTGCAGGCCGGATCCCCGCAGCCGCAGCCAGTCGTGAGGGAGCCGCCCCAGGCCGCGATGCTGCCGCAGGTCTTCGTGCTCTCGTCCAAGGGCGACCGGCTCCTCTACAAGGACT TCCGTGGCGAGGGGGGCCTGGACCTGGTGGACACCTTCTACCGCAAGATCACGGCGCTGCCGGCGGACCAGGCGCCCGTCTTCATG GATTATGGCTACATCCAGACAACAACACCTGATGTGCTGAAGAACTTTATCCAGATGGAACCTGTGCTCAGCCAACACTTCAGCCTCCTTGACCTCAGTACTGTGGGCCTG TTTGGAGCAGACACACAGCAAAGCAAAGTGGCTCCCAGTTGTGCTGCTGCCCGCCCTGTCCTGCCCCTGCGGGGGGAGCAG GGTTCGCGGCCCGAGGTTTTCTTGGATGTGGTGGAGCGCCTCACAGTCATCATCGCAGCCAAT GGCACTCCCATGAAAACAGACATCCAGGGGGAGATTCGGCTCAAGAGCTTCTTGCCCAGCTGCTCAG AGATGCGGGTCGGCCTCACTGAGGAATTCTGTGTCGGCAAGATGGAACTACGAG GCTATGGTACGGCGGTCCGTGTGGACGAATGCTCCTTCCACAACTCTGTCAAGCTGGATGAATTTGAGCGCAGCCGTATCCTTCGGGTGAACCCAAGCCAAGGGGAG CTGGCCCTGATGCAGTACCAGCTGGCTGATGACATCCCCACTGCCCTGCCTTTCCACCTCTTCCCCACCATCAGCCACGACCCCAATGGCCG GGTGCAAGTTTACTTCAAGCTTCGCTGTGACTTATCACCCAAGAG CCATGCGGTGAATGTCCACATCCACCTCCCTGTTCCCAAGGCTACTCTGAG CCTCTCCCAGGAGCTGAGCAGCCCAGAACAGACAGCAGTCTTGCAGCCCACCACCAAGTCCATTGAATGGGTCGTGCCCCGAGTGCAGGGTGGCTCCCAGCTCTCTGCCCTGTTTAAG CTGGAGGTGCCAGGCCTGAGCCGGGCAGGCCTGCTGGAACTGGGCCCCGTCAACCTCTCTTTTGAGGTGCCTGCCTACACTTGTTCTGGGCTGCAAATCCGCTTTCTGCGTTTCCTGGGGCCTCAGCCGAGCCTTCCTCACCGCTGGGTGCGGTATGTGACCCACAGCGAGTCCTACGTCATCCGTCTCAATGCAGGCTAG